The sequence GTGCCTGTCTTCGGCTGTGGCCAGGTCAGATAATAATAACGGCTGCCGACGCTGCCGAAAAATGCGTTGTCGCCGGAAATACTGTCGACATAGGCGCCGCTGGCGGTCTTGGCATAGGCCGATCCGTCGCGCTTGAGGTGGTCCTTCAGAAAATCGCTCCAGCCGGTCGTGGTGATCTCCGTTGCCGGTTTCGAGGCGGTTTTCGAATCGGACTTCACGTCCCAGGCCAAGACCTGCGCCCCTTCCGACGGATCCGATACGGTCAGCGTGCCGGCGGCCAGCGCGTCCAGCATCGCTTTTGCCTGTGAGGCCTTGGCCGGGTCCTTGGAGAGGTCTTCCAGCATCGCCTTCAGATCCTTCATGAAGCCGGCCTGCGTTATGTCGCCGGAAGACGTCTGCTCTGTCGTCTCACTTGCCGTTTCCGCGCTGGAGCTTTGCGCATATTGCGCCAGAAGCTGCGTCAGCCTCGTATTGGTGGAGGAAGAGGACGTATCGACCCCATAGGTGCCGAGAAGAGAGGACCGCGACGAGGAAGATGAGGTTGCGGCGGAATTGTCCTCCTGCTCCCTGATGGCCTTGAGGGCCAGTTTGGTGGCGGTGAGGCGTGTGGAGAGGTCGATGGAGGAGACCATTGCGTCAATATTTCCATGATCAGGCCCGATACGCATCATTCGTATCGAACCGGCACGGCGGGAGCGCGGTCCCGCCTTTCGTCCTCTCTCATAAGAAGACCGGGCGCGTCCCGACCGTTGTTCAGGCAGGAACGCACCCGGTCTTAATGGCCGTAGTTTGCGCGACGCTTGCGGCTTAATTTTCCTGAACGGAAACGCCGTTCGGGCCGATGTTCATCTCGATCCCCTTCGGCTTGCTTTCCTCATGCCAGACATAGGCGCCAAGGCCGGCGATGACCACGACGAGCGCGCCGATGATGAGGTAGAGATTATTGGTCTGCGTCATAGGATGTCTCCCCGTTGGACAATCGAAATCGGGAGCTAAACGCATGAAATCGCGAAAGGTTCCGTAAGGGTAAGCATTTTAGGCCCTGCTTGTGCGATGACGCAGGCTTTCGCGTTTTTCCAGCGCCATGCAGCCCCACAATATACCGAGCAGCAGGAAGAAATGCCGCCAGTGATCGGTGTCGATAACGGCGCCGATCATTACGTGGCCGACGAAGGTCACCCAGGAAATGATCAGGAACGGTTGCCAGGGCCGGGGACGCAGCAGATGCCTGAAACCGGCGGCGATGGTCCAGCAGATCAGGACAAGATAGATGACGAAGCCGAACCAGCCATGCGTGGTCAGGCTTTTCAGCCAGATATTATGTTCGGCGGCGGGAAAGATATCGTCAAAGACCAGCGGGCCGATGCCGAGCGGATGTTCCATCGCCAGCAGGAAACCGAGATAGTGACGGGCAAAACGCCCGAGATGTCCGCCATCATAGGATTGCACCGCCGAGGCGCGGCTGGAGAACAGATCGGCCACCTGCTTGAATTGCAGTGCGATGATGACCGCCGCCACCATGAGCGCCACCGCGACGAGAAACAGCACGAGGATCTTCAGGCGAAATGCCGCTGTGCGCTCCTTCAGCAGCATGACGAAAACGAGCAGGACCGCGGCGAACAGAAACAGGCCCCAGGCTGCGCGCGAGAATGACAGGAACACGCCAAGCGACAGGATCAGCAGTCCGAGGATGCGCCAGGGCGCATGCATCGCCTTGCCGGAAAGCAGGCCGTAGATCAGGTAAAGCGACGGTGTCACCAGAAAGGGACCAAAGACGTTCGGGTCCTGAAATGCTCCCTTGGCGCGGTCGTAGAGGGTAAATACCTCGAAGCCCGGAAGGGCATGGAAATAGCCGATGATGCCGAGCAGGGAGGTGATCAGCGCCGCCGCCAGCCAAGCCCGGAAAATCAGCAGCAGCCGCTGGAACTTGTCTTCGATGATTGCGGCATAAAAAACCGAGGTGAGTGCCAGAAAGGTCGATACCGCGAGATAAAGCGGTCCCTCATCCAGATCGGCCATGGTGGTCAGCGACAGATAGCCGCCGACATTGAAGGCAAGCAGCAGGCACAGAAGCAGCACGACGGTGCGTGAAAGGCGCAGGCCAAGCAGGAACCAGAGCGCGACCTGTCCCACCATCATCAGCTCGTAAGGCGCCGGTTCGGAAATGACGAAGCCGGAGAGAAACACGCCGAAGGCGATGAAGAACGAGCCGATGAGCCGCATGGTGGCCAACGGCGCATCGAAACCCGGAGCGTGCTGGTAACCGGTGTGGGTCAATAGGCGTTTTCCGATTTGAGCAGCCGGATCGGCGTCAGGAACAGGATCTTGAGATCGAGAAACAGCGACCAGTTCTCGATGTAATAAAGATCGTATTCGGTGCGGAACTTGATCTTGTCGCCGTGGTCGATCTCGCCGCGCCAGCCATTGATCTGCGCCCATCCGGTCACGCCGGGCTTGACCTTGTGGCGCGCGAAATAATGCTCCACCACCTCGGTATATTTCAGATCGCCGGTCTGGGCGTGGACGGCGTGCGGCCGCGGCCCGACGAGAGACAGATCACCGTAGAGGACGTTGAAAAGCTGCGGCAGCTCATCCATCGAGGATTTGCGCAGGAAACGCCCGACCGGCGTGACGCGCGGGTCGTTCTTGGTGACGGCCTTCTTGGCGGTTGGGTCGCTGAGTTCCGTATACATGGAGCGGAACTTCCAGACATTGATCGTTTCATTGTTGAAGCCGTGACGCTTCTGCTTGAAGAGGACGGGACCTTTCGACGTCGTTTTCACGGCAATGCCAGCACCCACCATCACCGGCCACAGAAGGGCTATGCCGATGAGGCTGAAGGTGATGTCGAATATGCGCTTCGCCACCGAATCCCAGTCGCGGATCGGCTTGTCGAACACGTCGAGCATCGGCACGGTGCCGACATGGGAATAGGCGCGGGGACGGAAACGCAGCTTGTTGGCATGGGCCGCGATGCGGATATCGACCGGCAGCACCCAGAGTTTGCGCAGAAGCTGGAGAATGCGTGCCTCGGCGCTGAGCGGCAGGGCGATGATCAGCATATCGAGTTTCGTCAGACGGGCGAATTCCACCAGTTCCGCAAAGGTGCCAAGCTTCGGATAACCGGCGACAACCTCGGGAGAGCGCTCGCTCTTCCGGTCGTCGAAAATCCCGCAGATACGGATATCATTGTCCGATTGCTGCTCCAGCGAGCGGATGAGGTCTCTGGCAGAATCGCCGCCGCCGACGATGACGGCGCGGCGTTCCATCACGCCGTTGCGGCTCCAGTGGCGAATGGCGAAGCCGAGCAGCAGCCGCCCGGTGAAAATGGCAACCGCGCTTATCGCGTACCATATGCCGAATGCCGGCCAGGAATGCAGGGCCTCAGGGAAAAAGAGGAGAAGGAAACAGGCGGCGCCAACGAAGGACAGGCAGACGGCGCCCTGAATGCGGGCGAACATCTTCAGAGGCGTCCGCAGCGTCGGCAGCTGGTAGCAATCGCCCGCCTGCAGCAGGAAAACGCAGAGGGCCGCACCCAGCACCCCGCTGCCGAAAACCGCAAGAAAGATTTCGAGCCCGCGATCGGCGGCAATGCCGTTGATGATGGCGGCAATGACCACGAGCATCGCAAATTCCAGCAGCCGCAGTTGCCCGATCACCATATTCGGCGAATGGTTGCCGGCACGCAGCTGGTTGGCGATCTGTCGTGCAAGCGGATTGAGGACGACGGTTTCGGATGCCGAAAGCTCACGGGCTTCGTGCTCGGAGATTTTCTTGCGCAACGACGCCAGATCGAATTGCGGTCTTTCCTTGTCAGCCTTGGTCATTGCTTTGGTCCGCACCCTCCAGCGCCTCGACCCGAAAATCAGATGTGATTTTCGAAGGGAACGATGCGCAACTTCAAAGTGGTAAAGCCTCCCTTGTCCGCCGGAACGGGCGCACGTGCTCCACGAGCAGGAAGCTAGCCGAAACATGCTAAGAAACGTTTATGATGAATTTCTACAGGATTGTGGAATATACAATCAAAAATCGTGTTTTTGAAATGTCTTTAGAGCAACAGCAGGTCACGATAGAGCTTCATCATGTCATCAGCCATGACCGGCGTTGAAAACTTCGCCCTGAAGCTGTCGGGCCGTGGCATGACCCTTGTTGCCCAGTCGGCGTCCTCAATATCCCTGACCATGATTTTCGCGAGAGCATCTGCATCTCCGGCCGGAACGAGGGCCTCGCTGTCCTCGCCCAGAACCTCGGGAATACCCCCGACATGCGAAGCGATGACCGTCTTGCCCGCTGCGAGCGCTTCGAGCACGATATAGGGCATCGCTTCGGCGCGTGAGGGAACCACCACGGTCGTCGCCAGTTCAAAAGCCTGTCTGGCGGGCATGGCTGCATGCATGGAAATCCGCCGGGACAGCCCGGCCTGATCGATCATCGCCGCATATTTGTCCCTGTCGGGGCCGTCGCCGACGATGACGCCGGACATGGGCTGGCCAATGCTGCGCTCCATCCTGGCAAAGGCCCTGATGAAGACGTCGGGTCCCTTGAGGTCGCGTAACATGCCGATATAGAGGAAATGCGCGGCGCCCTCACGGGGCGGCACGGTCTCGAATTCGCTTTCCTGCACGCCGTTATAGATCATTGCCGTGCGGGTGCGCGGTTTGCCGACCTTGGTTTCATAAGCCGTCTGTTCGTATTTGCAGACGAAGCAGAGCGCGTCGGTGAAGCGCTCCTGAAACCGCTCGAGCCGCAGGAACAGCTGGCCCTTCACGCTGTTGCGGTCATAGTGCAGGCTGCCGCCATGCGGCGAATAGAGGCGGGCTACGCGATACCTGTTCGCCCGCAGCAATGAGCCGATCAGCCGGGCAAGAGCGCCACCCTTGGCGCTGTGCCCGTGCAGGATGTCCGGCCGCAAACTTTTGATGTGCTTGTAGGATTTCCACAGCGCCATAAGGTCGCCGGGGCTGATGGACCGTCGGATGGGCAGGCGGGTGAGGCCAAGCTCCAGCATCGGGGTGATCTGCGCGAAAAGCCGTTCCTCATGCGCGCCGCCGGTCGAGCTGTCGCAAACGATGCCGACCTTGTGGCCCTGTTTGACATGTTCTTCGATCAGGTCGCGGACATGGCGGAAGACGCCGCCGACGGGGGAGCGAAAACAGTGAATGATGCGCAGGGGAGGGCCGTCATCCGACACGTGTGCCACTCCGGCGTTCAGAAGAAGCGTTCACGCACATAGACCGTATCGCCCGCCAGAATGGGTGCGGTGATTCCGATCCGGCCGGTCATCACCTCGGCGTTGATCTTGCGGGTAATGTCGACATCGGCCTGGTTGGCGCGCGGCGTGAAGCCGCCGGCAATGGCGATGGCGTTTTGCACCGTCATGCCCGGTACATAGGAATACTGGCCGGGACGACCCACTTCACCCATGATGAAGACGGGGCGATAACGGTCGATCTCGATTGTCACATCGGGATCGCGCAGATAACCCTGGCGCAGCTTGGCGGCGATGGCGGCTTCGAGCTGCGGCAGCGTCTTGCCGCGGGCGGGAACCTGACCGACGAGCGGGAAGGCGACGTAACCGGCCTGATCGACCGTATAGGTGTTGGTCAGTCCAGCCTGTTCGAAGACGTTGATGCGCAGCCGGTCGCCGCTGTCGACGTGATAGGGCTGCAAGGCGGCCTCATTGAACGACCTTGGCGCGGGTTGATATGCCGCGCAACCGGAAAGGGCCGTCAGGACGGCAAGTGTCAGTGCGGTGACATGTCGTGATCCGGCGAGCGGCATCTGATCTTGCTCCGAGTCGATCTATGAGCTTTCTTATCGTTCTGTTAGGGTTAATGCACGGTAAACGGTCGATCCCGAGAGTCGCAATATCTGCTTTATTTCGTCGGATTCGCAGCAATTAACTGTTGTGTTACCGGAAAGACTTAAACTTCGCCAAAATTGGCCATCTATATTTGAATTTGAGCGCCCGAGGTTTGTCTCGGTTACGGAGCCCACATGAACGGCGATCGCATTGACGACAGGGATGTGGATATCGATCTTGCGGAGCTTGTCGCGGCCATATGGCGGCGCAGGGGCCGCATCGCAGCCGTCACGCTTCTGGCCGGAGGCGCCGCCTTCATCGCCGCCAGCATGATGTCGCCTGCCTACAAGGGCGAGGCGCGGGTCCTCATCGAATCCCGCGCGGCTTCCTTCGGCGCTTCCCAGCAGTCCAACGCGCCGGCTGAGCCCGTGCTCGACGAACTGACGGTTTCGAGCCAGGTGCAGATCCTGCAGTCGGTCGACCTCATCAAGCAGGTCGCCAAAGACATGAAGCTTTACGAGCTGGATGAATTCGATCCGGAGGCGCATCCGTCGCTCGTCTCGCGGCTGCTGGTTGCGCTCGGGGCCAAGAAGGACCCGCTTCAGGTGTTGCCTGAAGAACGGGTGCTGAAGGCGTTCCGGGAAAAATTGCAGGTCTATCAGGTCGAAAGCTCGCGCGTTATCACGGTCGAATTCTCTTCCGAGGACCCGAAGCTCGCGGCCGCCATCCCCAATGAGATGATGAAGGCCTATATCGCGCTGCAAAGCGGCGCGAAACTGGACACCAGCACAGAAGCGGCCCGCTGGCTTGAGCCGGAAATCGCCAATCTGCGCGAAAAGGTGCGCGAGGCGGACAAGAAGGTCGCGGATTATCGTGCTTCGTCCGATCTTCTGTCCGCGGGGCAGGGCGAAACGCTTGCCACACGGCAACTCGGCGATATCTCCACCGAACTCGGCCGTATCCGTGGCGAGCGCGCCAATGCGGAAGCGCGGGCGGAAGGCGTGCGGAGCGCGCTGGCAAGCGGCCGTCCTCTGGATACTTTCCCGGATGTCGTTGGCTCTCCGACGATCCAGCGGCTGAAGGAAAACGAGACCACCATTCGCAGTCAGATTTCCGATCTGTCGTCCTCGCTGCTGGAAGGCCATCCGCGCATCCGGGCCCTGCGTAACCAGCTTGACGGCATACAGCGGCAAATCCAGGAAGAAACCCGCAAGGTGCTCGCAAGCCTTGAAAACGAGGCCAATGTTTCGCGTCTGCGGGAGCGCCAGCTGGTCCAGCAGTTGAATGTGCTGAAATCGGAAAGCGTGCGCGCCGGCGAGCAGCAGGTCGGCCTGAACGATCTGGAACGGGAAGCCTCCGCGCAGAGGCAGCTTCTGGAAACCTATCTTGCCCGTTACCGCGAGGCGACATCGCGTGCCGGTTCGGCCGACTCCACGCCCGCCGATGCGCGCGTGATCTCGACGGCGGTGGAGCCGCGTGAACCCTATTTCCCCAAGGCCGGTGCCATTACCATCGTCGTCACCCTGGCGGCGTTTCTGCTTTCCTGCATCGTTGTCATGCTGGTGGAACTCTTCACCGGCCGGGCCTTGAAGCCGGTGGGCAGGAGTGAGGCTCCGCCGCTCTCCGATCCACCGCCCCCGCCTGCGCGCGCGCCGGTCGCTGCGGATGAGAGCACGAATGCGCCGGAACAGCCGGTTGCCGCGCGCCACGAGAATATATCGCCGCCCTCCGCCGGAGCGATCCCGGCCGCCGCATACCAGCCCGTTTCCGAAGAGGAACGGCAGATGCCGGTCGCGGCCACGGCCGCCATACCAGCCTTGCCCGGAGAAGACGTGGTTGCCGCGAAAGAAGTGGCTGCGAAAGAGGTTGTGGCGGAAGAGAGTGCCGACACGTCCGACGATTTCTCGATCGACGCCGTTGCGGGCTTCCTTGCCACGCGTCTTGCCAAACCGGTCGCTGCGGTCATATCGCCGGCCGGCGACAGCGGTTCGACCACGACCGTCATGCTTGCACGTGCCCTGTCTGAGATGGGCCGTTCGGTCGTTCTCGTCGACATGACGGCCTCGGCCTGTCCCACGCGTCTGATGGTGCCCGAGGCCGGGCTGCCGGGCGTCATGGACCTTCTGGCGGGTGCTGCCGCCTTTGGCGAAACCATTCACGGTGACCGGCTTTCCGATGCCCATATCGTGCCGCGTGGCAACGCGCAGCCGCGCGAGGCGATGCGCGCCATAGACCGCCTGACAATGATCCTCGGCGCCCTGTCGGATGCCTATGATACGGTTCTGGTCGAGTGCGGCGCGGTGCAGATTTCGAGCCTTGAAAAAATGCTGCGCAACCTGCCGGCGGAAATCATCGTCTCCGTGCCCGGCAAGGATGGCGAAATGCTGGAAAAGACGCTCGATGAGCTGGTGGCGCATGGTTACGAACAGGCATTGCCGATGACCGGCATGCGCAAGCCGGGACATTTGAGCGCCGCTTGACCGGCGCCCCCCCGCTCAGTCCGTGACGTCTGTCCTTGGCCGCCCGGCTCGGAAACGCTGTATCAGCGCATAGAGTGCCGGATTGGACTTGATCAGGCTCTTCGTCCGGGCGATGGCGACATAGGCGGACGCCGCTGCGCGGCCCTTCAGCGTCACCGGCAGGAATATATCGTGCTGCGATGTGGAAAGCGGGCACCAGCTGCGTTTGTAAAGCTGGTCGCCGACACCGAAATCGAAGATCGCGGCTCTTTCGCGACAGGCCCGCTCGATCATCAGCCAGAACAGCAACTCACCGGGACTGAGTTCCGAAACCGCCTCATCGATCGATCCGAACTGGCAGATGATGTGATCCTGCTTGCGCGAAAGACCGGATATGGCCGCAATGACCCCCTCGTTTTCACCATGCAGGCGAATGGCGTGCAGTTCGAGAAGACTGTCCGTGCCGGTCTCGGGAAAATTGGCGAGATCGTAGAAGAAATCCCTCACCGATTGGTGCCGGAAAACATCCGGAATGCCCTGAGATGCGAAGCGGGCGGCCTTCTGCCGGAAAAAAGCCTGCAGCAATTCGCATTTTTCCTGCGGTGAACGGGCGATCACATGGCTGTAACCGCCCATTTCCTCGGCCCTTCGGCTCTGGATACGGAATTTCTTCCGTCTTCTTTTGGCATTGACCTGCCGCAGGGTGGTTTCAAAACTCTCCAGCAGCGGCAGTTGAAAGGCCGGGTTCTGGTTTTCGACGGAAGCGAGATACGAGAGCGGATTGGTCCTGCCGCGCCAGGCGAGCGGTATGTTCTGCAGGGCAAGGATATCCGCGCGGCCATGCAGCAGTTTTCGCGCTTCTCGCGCGATGGCGTCTGCGGTTTTCTGGCTGGCCTGTTCGGCAAAAGCCGGATCGAAGAGGCCGGTATTGATATTGTTGAAACGGCCACCCGGAAAACGCGCCTTGCGGATGCCGCCTTCCTTCACGATTTCGAGAGGCAGCAGGAAGACCGTCTTTCCACCCTGACTGCCGCGAATGACCAGCAGCGGGCTCCCTTGAGTCTGCGCCCAGATGGAGCACCAGCCGAAACCCTGATGCAGTGAATTGAGCGGGTCGCTTTCCATCTGCTCCCAGTCGGAACGGATGGCGGAAGTATCGTCGACGAGATCGATCGCCAAACGGTCAGCACCCCGCCGTTCGTCCTGAACGGTGGCCGGTGCCTTGCTCTGGCTTGTTATGACCGGCCCCGCAGCCGCCATTCACTCTCTCCGGTTGTTTCAGGCGCACTATAGCGTTGAGCGGCAAACAATCGGTTTATAAAATTTCGACCTGCGGATGTCCCGTAGCAGGGACGCTCATCCCTGTTTTTTGGGGCCAGCCATCCATTTGATGATGAGCATCGCCGGCAGGATCCACAGAAGCCCGCTCAGCACGAAATAGGCGAGATGCACCCACCAGGGCGATTGCGCCAGCGTCGCCGAGGCGATGGCCGTCGCCGCCACCGCGTAGATGACGACGAGGCAGATGATGACGATGGTGCCGATAAGCGATCTGAGGCGAGGGGGCATGAAATCTTCCATCATTAAATGTCTGCGCGGACTATACCGCCGCGACCGCATGCCGCAAACCCTGAGGCCTTGTTTTGTGGTGCCGGTTGAGGCTAATCAACATGACTGTATGAGGGAGACCTGAAAGATGCGTTCGAGCGGCATGACGATGGCAAACGGTTCTGCGGACATGGTGGTGGAGGCTGCCCTGCAGAAACAGGAGAAGAACCGCCGCCTGCTGCGCATCTGGCTGCGCGTCGTTCTCTTCACGCTCTTCTGTCTTGTCCTCGTCGGCGGCGCCACGCGGCTTACCGAATCCGGCCTGTCGATCACTGAATGGAAGCCGATCCACGGTGCCATTCCGCCGCTTTCCGTCGCCGAATGGGAGGAGGAATTCCAGCTCTACAAGCGCATTCCCCAATATCAGGAAATCAACAAGGGCATGTCGCTCGACGAGTTCAAGACGATTTTCTGGTGGGAATGGGCGCATCGCCTGCTTGCCCGCGCCATCGGCGTCATCTTCGCCCTGCCACTCGCCTTCTTCTGGCTCACCGGCCGCGTCGAAAAGCGCCTGCGCCTGCCGCTGGTGGGCCTTCTGGGGCTCGGCGGCTTCCAGGGTTTCATCGGCTGGTGGATGGTCTCTTCCGGTCTCGTCAACCGCACGGATGTCTCGCAATATCGCCTTGCCACGCATCTGACCATCGCCTGCCTCATCTTCGCGGGCTGCATGTGGATATTGCGCGGCCTGTCGCATCATTCCCCCGAGGCCGCCGACGAAAAGACGGGCAGGGGTTTTGCCGCGCTGCTGACGGTGCTCTGTCTCTTCCAGATCTATCTCGGCGCATTGGTGGCGGGGCTGAATGCCGGTCTTTCCTATAATACCTGGCCGCTGATGGATGGCTCGCTGGTGCCGGGCGATCTCTTCCTGCAGCAGCCCTGGTGGATCAACCTTTTCGAGAACCCCAAGACGGTACAATTCGTCCACCGCCTCGGTGCCTACACGCTGTTTGCCGCCACGCTATGGCATATGGTGTCTATGGCCCGCGCCTTGCCCAATACACCGCATGCCCGCCGCGCGGTGCTGTTCTTCGTGCTCGTCTCCATTCAGGCGGCGCTCGGCATCACCACGCTTTTGATGCATGTGGATATTCATGTCGCGCTCGCGCATCAGGGCATGGCGCTGATCGTGCTTGGTTTC comes from Rhizobium rhizogenes and encodes:
- the uppD gene encoding polysaccharide biosynthesis type 4 glycosyltransferase UppD; amino-acid sequence: MSDDGPPLRIIHCFRSPVGGVFRHVRDLIEEHVKQGHKVGIVCDSSTGGAHEERLFAQITPMLELGLTRLPIRRSISPGDLMALWKSYKHIKSLRPDILHGHSAKGGALARLIGSLLRANRYRVARLYSPHGGSLHYDRNSVKGQLFLRLERFQERFTDALCFVCKYEQTAYETKVGKPRTRTAMIYNGVQESEFETVPPREGAAHFLYIGMLRDLKGPDVFIRAFARMERSIGQPMSGVIVGDGPDRDKYAAMIDQAGLSRRISMHAAMPARQAFELATTVVVPSRAEAMPYIVLEALAAGKTVIASHVGGIPEVLGEDSEALVPAGDADALAKIMVRDIEDADWATRVMPRPDSFRAKFSTPVMADDMMKLYRDLLLL
- the uppC gene encoding polysaccharide export protein UppC, whose product is MPLAGSRHVTALTLAVLTALSGCAAYQPAPRSFNEAALQPYHVDSGDRLRINVFEQAGLTNTYTVDQAGYVAFPLVGQVPARGKTLPQLEAAIAAKLRQGYLRDPDVTIEIDRYRPVFIMGEVGRPGQYSYVPGMTVQNAIAIAGGFTPRANQADVDITRKINAEVMTGRIGITAPILAGDTVYVRERFF
- a CDS encoding DUF2842 domain-containing protein, translating into MPPRLRSLIGTIVIICLVVIYAVAATAIASATLAQSPWWVHLAYFVLSGLLWILPAMLIIKWMAGPKKQG
- the uppE gene encoding polysaccharide biosynthesis glycosyltransferase UppE, which translates into the protein MTKADKERPQFDLASLRKKISEHEARELSASETVVLNPLARQIANQLRAGNHSPNMVIGQLRLLEFAMLVVIAAIINGIAADRGLEIFLAVFGSGVLGAALCVFLLQAGDCYQLPTLRTPLKMFARIQGAVCLSFVGAACFLLLFFPEALHSWPAFGIWYAISAVAIFTGRLLLGFAIRHWSRNGVMERRAVIVGGGDSARDLIRSLEQQSDNDIRICGIFDDRKSERSPEVVAGYPKLGTFAELVEFARLTKLDMLIIALPLSAEARILQLLRKLWVLPVDIRIAAHANKLRFRPRAYSHVGTVPMLDVFDKPIRDWDSVAKRIFDITFSLIGIALLWPVMVGAGIAVKTTSKGPVLFKQKRHGFNNETINVWKFRSMYTELSDPTAKKAVTKNDPRVTPVGRFLRKSSMDELPQLFNVLYGDLSLVGPRPHAVHAQTGDLKYTEVVEHYFARHKVKPGVTGWAQINGWRGEIDHGDKIKFRTEYDLYYIENWSLFLDLKILFLTPIRLLKSENAY
- a CDS encoding COX15/CtaA family protein, with the translated sequence MTMANGSADMVVEAALQKQEKNRRLLRIWLRVVLFTLFCLVLVGGATRLTESGLSITEWKPIHGAIPPLSVAEWEEEFQLYKRIPQYQEINKGMSLDEFKTIFWWEWAHRLLARAIGVIFALPLAFFWLTGRVEKRLRLPLVGLLGLGGFQGFIGWWMVSSGLVNRTDVSQYRLATHLTIACLIFAGCMWILRGLSHHSPEAADEKTGRGFAALLTVLCLFQIYLGALVAGLNAGLSYNTWPLMDGSLVPGDLFLQQPWWINLFENPKTVQFVHRLGAYTLFAATLWHMVSMARALPNTPHARRAVLFFVLVSIQAALGITTLLMHVDIHVALAHQGMALIVLGFAVAHWRGFIGEYPAPVAVEVRD
- the uppA gene encoding polysaccharide biosynthesis GNAT family N-acetyltransferase UppA — encoded protein: MAAAGPVITSQSKAPATVQDERRGADRLAIDLVDDTSAIRSDWEQMESDPLNSLHQGFGWCSIWAQTQGSPLLVIRGSQGGKTVFLLPLEIVKEGGIRKARFPGGRFNNINTGLFDPAFAEQASQKTADAIAREARKLLHGRADILALQNIPLAWRGRTNPLSYLASVENQNPAFQLPLLESFETTLRQVNAKRRRKKFRIQSRRAEEMGGYSHVIARSPQEKCELLQAFFRQKAARFASQGIPDVFRHQSVRDFFYDLANFPETGTDSLLELHAIRLHGENEGVIAAISGLSRKQDHIICQFGSIDEAVSELSPGELLFWLMIERACRERAAIFDFGVGDQLYKRSWCPLSTSQHDIFLPVTLKGRAAASAYVAIARTKSLIKSNPALYALIQRFRAGRPRTDVTD
- the uppB gene encoding polysaccharide biosynthesis protein UppB, with protein sequence MNGDRIDDRDVDIDLAELVAAIWRRRGRIAAVTLLAGGAAFIAASMMSPAYKGEARVLIESRAASFGASQQSNAPAEPVLDELTVSSQVQILQSVDLIKQVAKDMKLYELDEFDPEAHPSLVSRLLVALGAKKDPLQVLPEERVLKAFREKLQVYQVESSRVITVEFSSEDPKLAAAIPNEMMKAYIALQSGAKLDTSTEAARWLEPEIANLREKVREADKKVADYRASSDLLSAGQGETLATRQLGDISTELGRIRGERANAEARAEGVRSALASGRPLDTFPDVVGSPTIQRLKENETTIRSQISDLSSSLLEGHPRIRALRNQLDGIQRQIQEETRKVLASLENEANVSRLRERQLVQQLNVLKSESVRAGEQQVGLNDLEREASAQRQLLETYLARYREATSRAGSADSTPADARVISTAVEPREPYFPKAGAITIVVTLAAFLLSCIVVMLVELFTGRALKPVGRSEAPPLSDPPPPPARAPVAADESTNAPEQPVAARHENISPPSAGAIPAAAYQPVSEEERQMPVAATAAIPALPGEDVVAAKEVAAKEVVAEESADTSDDFSIDAVAGFLATRLAKPVAAVISPAGDSGSTTTVMLARALSEMGRSVVLVDMTASACPTRLMVPEAGLPGVMDLLAGAAAFGETIHGDRLSDAHIVPRGNAQPREAMRAIDRLTMILGALSDAYDTVLVECGAVQISSLEKMLRNLPAEIIVSVPGKDGEMLEKTLDELVAHGYEQALPMTGMRKPGHLSAA
- the uppF gene encoding polysaccharide biosynthesis O-antigen ligase family protein UppF; this encodes MTHTGYQHAPGFDAPLATMRLIGSFFIAFGVFLSGFVISEPAPYELMMVGQVALWFLLGLRLSRTVVLLLCLLLAFNVGGYLSLTTMADLDEGPLYLAVSTFLALTSVFYAAIIEDKFQRLLLIFRAWLAAALITSLLGIIGYFHALPGFEVFTLYDRAKGAFQDPNVFGPFLVTPSLYLIYGLLSGKAMHAPWRILGLLILSLGVFLSFSRAAWGLFLFAAVLLVFVMLLKERTAAFRLKILVLFLVAVALMVAAVIIALQFKQVADLFSSRASAVQSYDGGHLGRFARHYLGFLLAMEHPLGIGPLVFDDIFPAAEHNIWLKSLTTHGWFGFVIYLVLICWTIAAGFRHLLRPRPWQPFLIISWVTFVGHVMIGAVIDTDHWRHFFLLLGILWGCMALEKRESLRHRTSRA